From Ananas comosus cultivar F153 linkage group 8, ASM154086v1, whole genome shotgun sequence, one genomic window encodes:
- the LOC109714389 gene encoding MADS-box transcription factor 3-like, producing the protein MDSNEVKSTKETSRRTRSLVKRRDGLTKKASELATLCEADVCIVSYSPFDNNRPVTWPSDDDSTVRKHIDRFFEAKRAGLVKQSVGPRDMSPEDRKIKKQNPRPSSWHRMLDRCSSRISLTRLASHLEEKLSTVNRKIGERGNHAVENRAPAVTNDRNGSDSIQERGVVDNRGGDSCGAGNAQDGFKRDRQTARICDGSNYVSVKELQVLKSGTADPSDCSRGGCSSRPTKKLKFARDEDDDDSRKADDDGPNTELKLGSSVIWNREKEEGSASVQLSRPAATGNGGLEPQKFKSPGLIRWGM; encoded by the coding sequence ATGGATTCGAACGAAGTAAAAAGTACCAAAGAAACTAGTAGAAGAACTCGCAGCCTTGTGAAAAGGAGAGATGGGCTCACAAAGAAGGCTTCGGAACTTGCGACTTTGTGCGAGGCCGATGTTTGCATAGTAAGCTATTCTCCTTTCGACAACAATCGTCCCGTAACGTGGCCTAGCGACGATGATTCTACTGTAAGGAAACACATAGACCGCTTTTTCGAAGCCAAGAGAGCTGGCCTGGTTAAGCAATCCGTCGGTCCAAGAGACATGTCCCCCGAAGATAGGAAAATAAAGAAGCAGAATCCGAGACCGAGTTCATGGCATCGCATGTTAGATCGCTGCTCCAGCAGGATTTCGCTAACGCGATTGGCCTCTCATCTGGAGGAGAAACTCTCGACGGTTAATCGGAAGATCGGCGAGCGTGGCAATCACGCCGTAGAAAATCGGGCACCCGCTGTAACAAATGATCGTAACGGCAGCGACTCTATACAAGAGCGCGGGGTTGTAGATAATCGCGGAGGCGATAGCTGTGGCGCTGGCAACGCCCAGGACGGTTTTAAAAGAGATCGTCAAACTGCCAGAATTTGCGACGGAAGTAATTATGTTTCTGTAAAAGAGCTGCAGGTCTTGAAAAGTGGCACTGCAGATCCCAGCGATTGTAGCCGTGGCGGTTGTAGTAGTCGGCCTACGAAAAAGCTGAAATTTGCGAGAGATGAAGATGACGATGATAGTCGCAAGGCCGACGACGATGGCCCTAACACGGAGCTCAAACTTGGCTCATCGGTGATATGGaatagagagaaagaagagggcAGTGCATCAGTGCAACTCTCGCGGCCTGCAGCTACGGGAAATGGCGGTTTAGAACCGCAAAAATTCAAGTCTCCGGGTCTAATTCGCTGGGGTATGTAG